A genome region from Triticum aestivum cultivar Chinese Spring chromosome 2B, IWGSC CS RefSeq v2.1, whole genome shotgun sequence includes the following:
- the LOC123041036 gene encoding protein PELPK1, whose translation MLCKNTFLVFLVALLLSCSSMSSAARHLEEAVPKKENPPHPIVTELPKPQLPLHPAMPELPKPEPPHPLVPEVPHPVVPETPKEPEVPHPVVPEMPKHELPPHPAMPELPKPELPHPAVPEVPKDTEAPHPIVPKEPEVTHPKVPEVPKHELPPHPAMPEIPKPELPHPVVPEVPKETQGPHPIVPEVPKELDLPRPVMPEVSHPVVSEVPKEPELPHSAMPELPKPEVPHHGVPEVPSEPHVPHPEVPKEPELPHPAVPEVPKHEMPLPPKAELPPKPEFHFPEPKTKP comes from the coding sequence TCCTTGTGGCGCTGCTGCTCTCATGCAGCTCCATGAGCAGTGCAGCGCGGCACCTAGAGGAGGCTGTGCCCAAGAAGGAGAATCCACCACATCCGATCGTCACGGAGCTGCCAAAGCCCCAACTCCCGCTGCACCCTGCCATGCCTGAGCTGCCAAAGCCTGAACCACCGCACCCTCTCGTGCCCGAAGTGCCACACCCCGTGGTGCCGGAGACACCAAAGGAGCCTGAAGTGCCACACCCCGTGGTGCCGGAGATGCCAAAGCACGAGCTTCCACCACACCCTGCTATGCCCGAGCTCCCCAAGCCTGAACTGCCGCATCCGGCTGTGCCGGAGGTGCCAAAGGACACTGAAGCGCCACACCCCATCGTGCCAAAGGAGCCTGAAGTAACACACCCCAAGGTGCCGGAGGTGCCAAAGCATGAGCTGCCACCGCACCCTGCTATGCCCGAGATCCCAAAGCCTGAACTGCCGCATCCGGTTGTGCCTGAGGTGCCAAAGGAGACTCAAGGGCCACACCCAATCGTACCGGAGGTGCCAAAGGAGCTCGATCTGCCACGCCCTGTCATGCCGGAGGTGTCACACCCTGTCGTGTCGGAGGTACCAAAGGAGCCTGAGCTGCCGCACTCTGCGATGCCAGAGTTGCCGAAGCCTGAAGTGCCACACCATGGCGTGCCAGAGGTGCCATCGGAGCCCCATGTGCCGCACCCTGAGGTGCCGAAAGAGCCCGAGTTACCGCACCCTGCTGTGCCAGAGGTCCCGAAGCACGAAATGCCGCTGCCCCCCAAAGCCGAGCTGCCTCCGAAGCCCGAGTTCCACTTTCCGGAGCCAAAGACCAAGCCATGA